One genomic window of Actinoplanes lobatus includes the following:
- a CDS encoding antitoxin, which produces MTDFLGKAKKFADQHDEQVDQVLEKAGDQIDERTGNRYSDQIDRGVDEAQKRTGEGDTVPPS; this is translated from the coding sequence ATGACTGACTTCCTCGGCAAGGCCAAGAAGTTCGCCGACCAGCACGACGAGCAGGTGGATCAGGTCCTGGAGAAGGCCGGCGACCAGATCGACGAGAGGACCGGGAACAGGTACTCGGACCAGATCGACCGGGGTGTCGACGAGGCACAGAAACGCACCGGGGAGGGAGACACCGTTCCGCCGTCATGA
- a CDS encoding class I SAM-dependent methyltransferase: MDRTAEIRAFYADRYDEAGRFDRRPSNRLEHLRTMELLTELLPAAPAAVLDVGGGPGAYARPLTSAGHRVKLLDLVPSHVDQARAGSPPVEAEVGDARSLPEKDRGYDATLLLGPLYHLLSRADRVRALGEAVRVTRPGGLVIAAAISRFAGPLDFGATGRLEPRFLDEARRLITDGLNDPGIGFTHSYFHRVPELVGECAEAGLTRVVVHGVEGPLWTAVAAAPDDPAVFAAALEVARIYSSEPDLVAASAHLLAVATVP, from the coding sequence ATGGACCGGACAGCGGAGATCCGCGCCTTCTACGCCGACCGTTACGACGAGGCGGGCCGGTTCGACCGGCGGCCGAGCAACCGCCTGGAGCACCTCCGCACCATGGAGCTGCTCACCGAACTTCTGCCGGCCGCACCGGCCGCCGTCCTCGACGTGGGCGGCGGTCCGGGGGCCTATGCCCGGCCGCTCACCTCGGCCGGTCACCGGGTCAAGCTGCTCGACCTCGTGCCGTCGCACGTCGACCAGGCCCGCGCGGGCTCCCCGCCGGTCGAGGCCGAGGTCGGCGACGCCCGGTCGCTGCCCGAGAAGGATCGGGGGTACGACGCGACGCTGCTCCTCGGGCCGCTCTACCACCTGCTGTCCCGGGCCGACCGGGTGCGGGCGCTGGGCGAGGCGGTCCGGGTGACCCGGCCGGGTGGGCTGGTGATCGCCGCGGCCATCTCCCGGTTCGCCGGACCGCTCGACTTCGGCGCCACCGGGCGGCTCGAGCCCCGGTTCCTCGACGAGGCGCGGCGGTTGATCACCGACGGGTTGAACGATCCGGGCATCGGGTTCACCCACTCCTACTTCCACCGGGTGCCCGAGCTGGTCGGCGAGTGTGCGGAGGCCGGGCTCACGCGGGTCGTGGTGCACGGCGTGGAGGGCCCACTGTGGACCGCTGTCGCGGCGGCCCCGGACGACCCGGCGGTCTTCGCCGCGGCGCTGGAAGTGGCCCGCATCTACAGCAGTGAACCGGATCTGGTCGCGGCCAGCGCCCACCTCCTGGCCGTAGCCACCGTCCCCTGA
- a CDS encoding dynamin family protein codes for MTSHLSGMSLCDRIRALCADTLDVLPPGPAMEAVAAVRDRLAGRTLRIAVGGRVNAGKSTLVNALLGQRLAATGATETTTLVTWYRHHHQNRVRLALRSGGETLVASAPGGGVPATLPVPVADIEAVVVETPNARLADRYQLVDTPGLDSVSGLDEPAMAALAQADALLYVMPHPGDRDREALESLRATSGRAGLSAANVLGVLSRVDTLSDDDDPWPHAWRTAGGYAIELRGLVAGVVPVVGLLAETAVGDTVTEDDLRRLRLLAEADAEDDVLYSPAALLGADLPGMSGEDRRRLLRLFGMYGLREAARLRDAGVTRSDEMLRSLTASSGIASVTRFIEESFVRSADRLRGVTAITLLERAAWLGDGPEQRHLRARLNELRNHPVMRQAALAPALRDLADGRLTLDEEHADALIRLATGGTDTARLGLPDQAEPAEVAAVADRWTARWRRLEGSPSRLLARHARSARELSEIAFFASRPNS; via the coding sequence GTGACCAGCCATCTCTCGGGCATGAGCCTGTGTGACCGGATCCGGGCGCTGTGCGCGGACACCCTCGACGTCCTGCCGCCCGGCCCGGCCATGGAGGCGGTCGCCGCGGTCCGGGACCGGCTCGCCGGGCGGACTCTGCGGATCGCGGTCGGCGGCCGGGTCAACGCCGGCAAGTCGACGCTGGTGAACGCGCTGCTCGGGCAGCGCCTGGCGGCGACCGGCGCGACCGAGACGACCACGCTGGTCACGTGGTACCGGCACCACCACCAGAACCGGGTGCGGCTGGCGCTGCGGTCCGGCGGCGAGACACTCGTCGCGTCGGCGCCCGGCGGCGGCGTCCCGGCCACGCTGCCGGTGCCGGTCGCCGACATCGAGGCCGTGGTGGTGGAGACGCCCAACGCCCGGCTCGCCGACCGCTACCAGCTCGTCGACACCCCGGGGCTCGACTCGGTCAGCGGCCTCGACGAGCCGGCCATGGCCGCGCTGGCCCAGGCCGACGCGCTGCTCTACGTGATGCCGCACCCGGGGGACCGGGACCGGGAGGCCCTCGAATCGCTGCGGGCCACCTCCGGGCGGGCTGGGCTGAGCGCCGCGAACGTGCTGGGCGTGCTGAGCCGGGTGGACACGCTCAGCGACGACGACGACCCGTGGCCGCACGCCTGGCGGACCGCCGGCGGGTACGCGATCGAGCTGCGCGGCCTGGTCGCCGGGGTGGTGCCGGTGGTGGGCCTGCTCGCCGAGACCGCGGTCGGCGACACCGTCACCGAGGACGACCTGCGCCGGCTGCGGCTGCTGGCCGAGGCGGACGCCGAGGACGACGTCCTCTACTCGCCGGCCGCGCTGCTCGGCGCCGACCTGCCCGGGATGTCCGGCGAGGACCGGCGCCGCCTGCTGCGGCTGTTCGGGATGTACGGGTTGCGCGAGGCGGCCCGCCTGCGGGACGCCGGCGTGACACGCAGTGACGAAATGCTGCGCTCGCTCACCGCGAGTTCCGGCATCGCCTCGGTCACCCGTTTCATCGAGGAGAGTTTCGTGCGTTCCGCGGACCGATTGCGCGGCGTCACCGCGATCACCCTTCTGGAACGCGCCGCCTGGCTCGGCGACGGTCCGGAACAACGCCATTTGCGGGCCCGGCTGAACGAATTACGGAATCATCCGGTTATGCGCCAGGCCGCTCTCGCGCCCGCCCTGCGGGATCTCGCCGACGGCCGGCTGACCCTGGACGAAGAACACGCCGACGCGCTCATCCGCCTGGCCACCGGCGGCACCGACACCGCCCGGCTCGGCCTACCGGATCAGGCCGAGCCGGCCGAGGTGGCGGCTGTGGCAGACCGGTGGACAGCCCGGTGGCGGCGGCTGGAAGGCAGCCCGTCACGCCTGCTGGCCCGACACGCCCGGTCTGCGCGGGAACTGTCGGAAATCGCATTCTTCGCCAGTCGTCCGAACAGTTGA
- a CDS encoding LysE family translocator, whose product MVTMSSVLAVSVVALGMVLTPGPNMMYLVSRSITQGRRAGLVSLAGVALGFLVYLTATNLGLSVLFVAVPELYQVIKLAGAAYLGWLAFKTLRPGGASVFETRELAADSPRRLFTMGLLTNLFNPKAAVLYLSLIPQFIRPDAGHVVAQGFLLGGVQLAVSMAVNLAIILAAGTIAVFLGRRPGWLRVQRWVMGSVLGLIAVKLATDRGRPVPV is encoded by the coding sequence ATGGTGACGATGTCGTCGGTGCTGGCGGTCTCCGTGGTCGCGCTGGGCATGGTGCTCACGCCCGGGCCGAACATGATGTACCTGGTGTCGCGGAGCATCACCCAGGGACGCCGGGCCGGGCTGGTCTCGCTGGCCGGTGTGGCGCTCGGCTTCCTGGTCTACCTGACCGCCACCAACCTGGGCCTGTCCGTGCTGTTCGTGGCGGTGCCGGAGCTGTACCAGGTGATCAAGCTGGCCGGAGCGGCGTACCTCGGGTGGCTGGCGTTCAAGACGCTGCGCCCGGGCGGCGCCTCGGTCTTCGAGACACGGGAGCTCGCGGCCGACTCACCGCGGCGGCTGTTCACCATGGGCCTGCTGACGAATCTGTTCAATCCCAAGGCCGCGGTCCTCTACCTGTCGCTGATCCCGCAGTTCATCCGGCCGGACGCCGGTCACGTGGTGGCGCAGGGCTTCCTGCTGGGCGGGGTGCAGCTGGCCGTCAGCATGGCGGTGAACCTGGCGATCATCCTGGCCGCCGGCACGATCGCGGTGTTCCTCGGCCGCCGACCGGGCTGGCTGCGGGTCCAGCGCTGGGTCATGGGCAGTGTGCTCGGCCTGATCGCGGTGAAGCTGGCCACCGACCGCGGCCGCCCAGTGCCGGTGTAG
- a CDS encoding ABC transporter substrate-binding protein, whose protein sequence is MRILARSAAVTLAAATTIALTGACSPPEKESEASSSGAATATSAADLGGMDALVAAAKKEGALNVIALPPDWANYGEIIKAFGAKYGITVNSAQPDGSSQDEINAANQLKGQDTAPDVFDLGGAVASANTAMFAPYKVATFDEIPAGLKDANGAWVNDYGGYMSIGYDSAKVPAPATVDDLLKPEYKGKVALNGDPTQAGAAFGGVQMVAVAKGGTPEDIKPGVDFFGALKKAGNFLPVDPTPATIESGQTPVVFDWDYLNAAQSKKLTTWKVVVPNGAVLGSYYVQAISKDAPHPAAARLWQEFLYSDEGQNLWLKGGARPVRADAMQKAGTIDAGAFAALPKVEGTPVIPTEAQSTKAKEYLTANWAKAIG, encoded by the coding sequence GTGCGCATCCTTGCCCGATCCGCGGCCGTCACCCTCGCGGCCGCCACGACAATCGCGCTGACCGGCGCCTGCTCCCCGCCCGAGAAGGAGTCCGAGGCGTCCAGCAGCGGCGCGGCCACCGCCACCAGCGCCGCCGACCTGGGCGGCATGGACGCCCTGGTCGCGGCCGCCAAGAAGGAGGGCGCGCTCAACGTCATCGCCCTGCCGCCGGACTGGGCCAACTACGGCGAGATCATCAAGGCGTTCGGCGCCAAGTACGGCATCACGGTCAACTCGGCGCAGCCGGACGGCTCCAGCCAGGACGAGATCAACGCCGCCAACCAGCTCAAGGGCCAGGACACCGCGCCCGACGTGTTCGACCTCGGCGGCGCGGTGGCCAGCGCGAACACGGCGATGTTCGCCCCCTACAAGGTGGCCACGTTCGACGAGATCCCGGCCGGGCTGAAGGACGCGAACGGCGCCTGGGTCAACGACTACGGCGGCTACATGTCGATCGGCTACGACAGCGCCAAGGTGCCCGCCCCGGCGACCGTCGACGACCTGCTGAAGCCCGAGTACAAGGGCAAGGTCGCGCTGAACGGCGACCCGACGCAGGCCGGCGCCGCGTTCGGTGGCGTACAGATGGTCGCGGTGGCCAAGGGCGGCACGCCGGAGGACATCAAGCCCGGTGTGGACTTCTTCGGCGCGCTGAAGAAGGCCGGCAACTTCCTGCCGGTCGACCCGACCCCGGCGACCATCGAGTCCGGCCAGACCCCGGTCGTCTTCGACTGGGACTACCTGAACGCGGCCCAGTCCAAGAAGCTGACCACCTGGAAGGTCGTCGTCCCGAACGGCGCCGTCCTCGGCTCCTACTACGTGCAGGCGATCAGTAAGGACGCCCCGCACCCGGCCGCGGCCCGGCTCTGGCAGGAGTTCCTCTACTCGGACGAGGGCCAGAACCTGTGGCTCAAGGGCGGCGCCCGCCCGGTCCGCGCCGACGCCATGCAGAAGGCCGGCACCATCGACGCAGGAGCCTTCGCCGCGCTGCCGAAGGTCGAGGGCACCCCGGTGATCCCGACCGAGGCGCAGAGCACCAAGGCCAAGGAGTACCTGACCGCGAACTGGGCCAAGGCCATTGGCTGA
- a CDS encoding Hsp70 family protein gives MLEIDNSRYLPSVVCLDEEGTLLTGRDAAQDAAIHPEMAELQPKRALVSDTVIRLGDRDVDTVEIVAATLRRVAEEATRRRGRPPFRAVLTHPAAWTERETARLAEAAVRAGLPSPEFVPEPVAAAVHHASSANLPVGAHIAVYDLGGGTFDTAVLRRTAGGFEICGPPGGDPDFGGADVSEALREVVGAQVRHEAAAEWDELWTDSSIRGQQRRASQLDYLTQAKESLSGRTVVNVPVHAADTQVRITRTELEAAIEDRLRPTVDELVRTVEAAGIGVGDLAAIYLTGGSSRIPRVSELIAERTGLLPVAEGDPKAVVCLGALTAVTAPPPPAPPAVDPFTGPVTADPATVPLDSTAASSAEPATVPLAPASGPATVPLAPATVPVAEPTLPLTEPTVPAAEPTLPLTEPATAPLDTVPPPATLPMTVPPPAPAGGRARRFTRGRVVMVAGVALLLAGLTATTATALTRAADPGPTPTPVVTTPEPAVTTPSPEPVIVAAEPDPTTPEPEETTPEPEETTPEPEETTPSARDNLSSSQQDLYDKLDFDVLEADSCKEWTPGIAGVEASIQCNPVADLDYKVLVAQFDDSSSLAAAMKEREALATDEGDCSDGDESVGPWTQGGEDRGRLACYWTQEDGEDYFKVVWSFDDELIMAIALDSSATEVGQWWYDNEVLD, from the coding sequence GTGCTTGAGATAGACAATAGTCGCTATCTTCCGTCGGTCGTCTGCCTCGACGAGGAGGGCACTCTGCTCACCGGGCGGGACGCCGCGCAGGATGCCGCGATCCACCCCGAGATGGCCGAGCTGCAACCCAAGCGCGCGCTGGTGTCCGACACCGTGATCCGCCTCGGCGACCGTGACGTCGACACCGTCGAGATCGTCGCCGCCACCCTGCGCCGGGTGGCCGAGGAGGCGACCAGGCGGCGGGGCCGTCCACCGTTCCGGGCGGTGCTCACCCACCCGGCCGCCTGGACCGAGCGGGAGACCGCCCGGCTGGCCGAGGCGGCCGTCCGTGCCGGGCTGCCGTCACCCGAGTTCGTCCCGGAGCCGGTCGCGGCCGCCGTGCACCACGCCTCCTCGGCGAACCTGCCGGTGGGCGCCCACATCGCGGTGTACGACCTGGGCGGAGGCACCTTCGACACGGCGGTGCTGCGGCGTACCGCCGGTGGGTTCGAGATCTGCGGACCGCCCGGTGGCGACCCGGACTTCGGCGGTGCCGACGTGAGCGAGGCGCTGCGCGAGGTGGTCGGCGCCCAGGTGCGGCACGAGGCAGCCGCCGAGTGGGACGAACTGTGGACCGACTCCTCGATCCGCGGCCAGCAGCGCCGGGCCAGCCAGCTCGACTACCTCACCCAGGCCAAGGAGTCGCTCTCCGGCCGGACCGTGGTGAACGTGCCGGTGCACGCCGCCGACACCCAGGTCCGGATCACCCGGACCGAGCTGGAGGCGGCCATCGAGGACCGGCTGCGGCCCACCGTCGACGAGCTGGTCCGGACGGTCGAGGCGGCCGGGATCGGGGTCGGCGACCTCGCGGCGATCTACCTGACCGGCGGATCGAGCCGGATCCCGCGGGTGTCCGAGCTGATCGCCGAACGGACCGGCCTGCTGCCGGTGGCCGAGGGCGACCCCAAGGCGGTGGTGTGCCTCGGCGCGCTGACCGCGGTCACCGCCCCGCCGCCGCCCGCCCCACCCGCCGTCGACCCCTTCACCGGCCCGGTCACCGCGGACCCGGCGACCGTGCCGCTCGATTCGACCGCCGCGTCCTCGGCCGAGCCCGCGACCGTGCCGCTGGCTCCGGCGTCCGGCCCCGCGACCGTGCCGTTGGCCCCGGCCACCGTGCCCGTGGCCGAGCCGACCTTGCCTCTGACCGAGCCCACCGTGCCCGCGGCCGAGCCGACCCTGCCTCTGACCGAGCCGGCGACCGCGCCGCTGGACACCGTGCCGCCGCCGGCCACCCTGCCCATGACGGTGCCGCCACCCGCGCCGGCCGGCGGCCGGGCCCGGCGTTTCACCCGGGGCCGGGTGGTGATGGTGGCCGGTGTGGCGCTGCTGCTCGCCGGCCTCACCGCGACCACGGCCACCGCACTCACCAGGGCCGCCGATCCGGGCCCCACCCCGACCCCGGTGGTGACCACCCCCGAGCCGGCCGTCACCACGCCCTCGCCCGAGCCGGTCATCGTGGCGGCGGAGCCGGACCCGACCACGCCCGAGCCGGAGGAGACCACCCCCGAGCCGGAGGAGACCACCCCCGAGCCCGAGGAGACCACCCCCAGCGCCCGCGACAACCTGAGCTCCAGCCAGCAGGACCTGTACGACAAGCTCGACTTCGACGTGCTCGAGGCCGATTCGTGCAAGGAGTGGACGCCCGGCATCGCGGGGGTCGAGGCCTCGATCCAGTGCAACCCCGTCGCCGATCTCGACTACAAGGTTCTGGTCGCGCAGTTCGACGACTCGTCCTCACTGGCGGCCGCGATGAAGGAGCGCGAAGCCCTGGCCACCGACGAGGGGGACTGCTCGGACGGTGACGAGTCCGTGGGTCCCTGGACGCAGGGTGGCGAGGATCGGGGCCGGCTCGCCTGCTACTGGACCCAGGAGGACGGCGAGGACTACTTCAAGGTCGTGTGGAGTTTCGACGACGAGCTGATCATGGCCATCGCCTTGGACTCCTCCGCGACCGAGGTCGGCCAGTGGTGGTACGACAACGAGGTGCTGGACTGA
- a CDS encoding phosphatase PAP2 family protein gives MQPDQEISLDARAGVAAIVAVLPLVPFALLAALVVGGWEPLHSFDRSVTDRLHEAALDNPALTTAMNWWTNIFQPNVFRLAALLLVIWLVRRGARRPAVWVAVTMAVGGLLGGAIKLLVGRDRPDLLEPVARAVGYAFPSGHALNAALGMAVFVVIFPRVRALWVAAVLIPVGTAISRVVLGVHWTSDVVAGLLLGAVVPAITLLVFRRAGVRHRRPASVRSGPPG, from the coding sequence ATGCAGCCGGACCAGGAGATCTCCCTGGACGCGCGGGCGGGCGTGGCGGCCATCGTCGCGGTCCTCCCGCTCGTCCCGTTCGCCCTGCTCGCCGCCCTCGTGGTGGGCGGCTGGGAGCCGCTGCACTCGTTCGACCGGTCGGTCACCGACCGGCTGCACGAGGCCGCCCTGGACAACCCGGCCCTGACCACCGCGATGAACTGGTGGACGAACATCTTCCAGCCGAACGTCTTCCGGCTGGCCGCGCTGCTGCTGGTGATCTGGCTGGTCCGCCGCGGCGCCCGCCGGCCGGCCGTCTGGGTGGCCGTCACGATGGCCGTCGGCGGCCTGCTCGGCGGCGCGATCAAACTGCTGGTCGGCCGGGACCGCCCCGACCTGCTGGAACCGGTGGCGCGGGCCGTCGGGTACGCCTTCCCGTCCGGCCACGCCCTCAACGCCGCCCTCGGCATGGCCGTCTTCGTAGTGATCTTCCCCCGCGTCCGGGCCCTGTGGGTGGCGGCCGTCCTGATCCCGGTGGGCACCGCGATCAGCCGGGTGGTCCTCGGCGTGCACTGGACCAGCGACGTGGTGGCCGGCCTCCTCCTCGGCGCGGTCGTCCCGGCGATCACCCTGCTCGTCTTCCGGCGTGCCGGGGTCCGCCATCGACGGCCGGCGAGTGTCCGGAGTGGCCCGCCGGGGTAA
- a CDS encoding dynamin family protein — MSEAAIRFIADAAIVLDRLGDRAAVAAIRAEVDRLAGGAATVVVAGERGSGKSALINAMLGRPGLLPAEGGTAVHLLVRHSAHPYAMIRTMAEPDGRAVPLDALADVAEATEIEVGLPDPLLRGLCLIDTPGTGGLDGGHSAITLATLGRADALLFVTRADSELTASELRFLAGAAERISTVAFVLTHTDRYPDWELVLDRNRRVLAAHAPHHAGAAWFPVGSRAAADAVTATGKRAARLRASAGIDPLTAALTARVGARARAIRMGNALAVTARAVHRHLGDTPPAPAVDPALLAERGRTLEKDQRLQLKRQMLALREDLLGLSRSADHQLIDRLPGEVAQRVHGLWLEQENWLRERIAELAEPVALELPGHLRALSPPSRSARPGGVLETVLPALGLGSFAAGAAGALAVGFLAPAAVGAGTILVLYERRRRTQETRLAQQDAVRYVNQVLAQVEVEFPVAAQEALRSSLDRLRALSAPTAGTAPVASAQVRGELSALSARFASVSASLAEPQGRPR; from the coding sequence ATGAGCGAGGCCGCCATCCGGTTCATCGCCGACGCCGCGATCGTCCTCGACCGGCTCGGCGACCGGGCCGCGGTGGCCGCGATCCGGGCCGAGGTCGACCGGCTGGCCGGGGGAGCGGCCACGGTCGTCGTCGCCGGTGAGCGCGGCAGCGGCAAGTCCGCCCTGATCAACGCGATGCTCGGCCGGCCGGGGCTGCTGCCCGCCGAGGGTGGCACCGCCGTACACCTGCTGGTCCGGCACAGCGCTCACCCGTACGCCATGATCCGAACGATGGCCGAACCGGACGGCCGTGCCGTGCCGCTCGACGCCCTGGCCGATGTCGCGGAAGCGACGGAGATCGAGGTGGGTCTCCCCGATCCGCTGCTGCGTGGCCTCTGCCTGATCGACACCCCCGGGACGGGCGGCCTGGACGGCGGGCACAGCGCGATCACCCTGGCCACCCTGGGGCGGGCCGACGCGCTGCTCTTCGTCACCCGTGCCGACTCCGAGCTGACCGCCTCCGAGCTGCGGTTCCTGGCCGGGGCGGCGGAGCGGATCAGCACGGTGGCGTTCGTGCTCACCCACACCGACCGGTACCCCGACTGGGAGCTCGTGCTGGACCGCAACCGCCGGGTCCTGGCCGCGCACGCCCCGCACCACGCCGGCGCGGCCTGGTTCCCGGTCGGCAGCCGGGCCGCGGCCGACGCGGTCACCGCGACCGGGAAGCGGGCCGCCCGGCTGCGCGCCTCCGCCGGGATCGACCCGCTCACCGCCGCCCTCACCGCCCGGGTCGGCGCCCGGGCCCGCGCCATCCGGATGGGCAACGCGCTCGCCGTCACCGCCCGGGCGGTGCACCGCCACCTCGGCGACACGCCCCCGGCGCCCGCCGTCGACCCGGCGCTGCTCGCCGAACGCGGCCGCACCCTGGAGAAGGACCAGCGGCTGCAACTCAAGCGGCAGATGCTCGCGCTGCGGGAGGACCTGCTCGGCCTGTCCCGGTCGGCCGATCACCAGCTGATCGACCGCCTTCCCGGCGAGGTGGCCCAGCGCGTCCACGGCCTCTGGCTGGAGCAGGAGAACTGGCTTCGCGAGCGGATCGCCGAACTGGCCGAGCCGGTCGCCCTCGAACTGCCCGGCCACCTGCGGGCGCTGTCGCCGCCCAGCCGTTCGGCGCGGCCCGGCGGCGTGCTGGAGACCGTGCTTCCCGCGCTCGGGCTCGGCTCGTTCGCGGCGGGCGCGGCCGGTGCGCTGGCCGTCGGCTTCCTGGCGCCGGCGGCGGTGGGCGCCGGGACGATCCTGGTGCTCTACGAACGGCGGCGCCGCACACAGGAGACCAGGCTGGCCCAGCAGGACGCCGTCCGGTACGTCAACCAGGTCCTGGCTCAGGTAGAGGTGGAGTTCCCGGTCGCCGCGCAGGAGGCGCTCCGGAGCTCGCTCGACCGTCTGCGCGCGCTGTCGGCGCCCACCGCCGGGACCGCGCCGGTCGCGTCCGCCCAGGTCCGGGGCGAGCTGTCCGCGCTGTCCGCCCGCTTCGCCTCCGTCAGCGCCAGCCTCGCCGAACCGCAAGGGAGACCCCGATGA
- a CDS encoding alpha/beta hydrolase family protein, with translation MNVTLFRSWKRQAVVASAALLAATLSAPVPASASATATSVASYPTTINGDSADVYYPTTGTRLPVALFLQGANVDKANYSEYAGTLASYGFVVAVPNHTRSLFGVSGLYPEGAQAGWTVDWAEAEDDNPASPLYKRIDENTLVLSGHSFGAATALSVSTGLCVIPFCSIANTAPSELEAVVTYGGNNVLPGTELVLPVLNTVPVGYIQGLADGVASPSEGETTYNLTAGTPKAFISLTGANHYGITDGQNPAGAAPDPSAQTLDQAVGVETIARWSAQWLLAQTGDSAAKKYVYTTGDAADPNVTVTYVK, from the coding sequence ATGAATGTGACACTGTTCCGTTCTTGGAAACGACAGGCGGTGGTGGCCTCGGCCGCCCTCCTTGCCGCGACGCTGTCCGCGCCGGTGCCCGCGTCCGCGTCCGCGACCGCCACGTCGGTCGCGAGCTACCCGACGACGATCAACGGCGACAGCGCCGACGTCTACTACCCGACGACCGGCACCCGGCTGCCGGTCGCGCTCTTCCTCCAGGGCGCCAACGTGGACAAGGCGAACTACTCGGAGTACGCGGGGACCCTCGCCTCGTACGGGTTCGTCGTCGCCGTCCCCAACCACACCCGCAGCCTGTTCGGCGTGAGCGGCCTCTACCCCGAGGGCGCCCAGGCCGGCTGGACCGTCGACTGGGCCGAGGCCGAGGACGACAACCCCGCCTCGCCGCTCTACAAGCGGATCGACGAGAACACGCTGGTCCTCTCCGGACACTCGTTCGGCGCGGCCACCGCGCTCAGCGTCAGCACCGGCCTCTGCGTCATCCCGTTCTGCTCGATCGCGAACACCGCGCCGAGCGAGCTGGAGGCGGTCGTCACCTACGGCGGCAACAACGTCCTGCCCGGCACCGAGCTCGTCCTGCCGGTCCTCAACACCGTCCCGGTCGGCTACATCCAGGGCCTGGCCGACGGCGTCGCCAGCCCGTCCGAGGGCGAGACCACCTACAACCTGACCGCCGGCACCCCCAAGGCGTTCATCTCCCTGACCGGCGCCAACCACTACGGCATCACCGACGGCCAGAACCCGGCCGGGGCCGCCCCCGACCCGTCCGCCCAGACCCTCGACCAGGCGGTCGGCGTCGAGACGATCGCCCGCTGGTCGGCCCAGTGGCTGCTGGCCCAGACCGGCGACAGCGCGGCCAAGAAGTACGTCTACACCACCGGCGACGCCGCCGACCCGAACGTCACCGTCACCTACGTCAAGTAG
- a CDS encoding ATP-binding protein produces the protein MTDASFARPRTETFEFAGATVELVDAVTLLAAARVNPVEPLRRAAWPVPVQRVDLTVAADTADHVFTARITTLSTPLATEHRMRGIVLSIDPLGPLLARRIAAGDQVVTRLVDGVGTAAAAAYRKLGLEKPAEREPEVLADAAAGLEAAVTYEADGTVARVEARVPRDEVTPAHLRAFVTLTLQAVTELAGPGSLDGRRFVISREAVPKAPPTTETVTLDMVGGLVDVVAELRQIAVSFRHPEAMARWGARRPQGILMYGPPGTGKTMLSRALANEIGADFREIRTPEILDKWLGGSERNIKQIFRDARRYRTATVMLFDEFDSIVSYAGAGGDAASQALNAVAGIFKQEMNDLIEENPNIIVVATTNFPHRVDESLTRSGRFDVKLSIPRPDEDGRAEIFRKMIRGLISAHETPGFRMFADDLDLNALAVASTGMTGADIKEVLRRLQLSKAMQEARGGPVTPISQEELITSVRDLRGHS, from the coding sequence ATGACCGACGCGAGCTTCGCACGGCCGCGTACCGAGACGTTCGAGTTCGCCGGCGCGACCGTCGAGCTGGTCGACGCGGTCACCCTGCTCGCCGCCGCGCGGGTCAACCCGGTGGAGCCGCTGCGCCGGGCCGCCTGGCCGGTCCCGGTCCAGCGGGTCGACCTGACCGTCGCGGCCGACACCGCCGACCACGTCTTCACCGCCCGGATCACCACCCTCAGCACCCCGCTGGCCACCGAGCACCGGATGCGCGGCATCGTGCTGAGCATCGACCCGCTGGGCCCGCTGCTGGCCCGCCGCATCGCGGCCGGCGACCAGGTGGTCACGAGGCTGGTCGACGGCGTCGGGACGGCCGCCGCCGCGGCGTACCGGAAACTGGGTCTGGAGAAACCGGCCGAGCGCGAACCGGAGGTCCTCGCCGACGCCGCCGCCGGTCTCGAAGCGGCCGTCACCTACGAGGCGGACGGCACCGTGGCCCGCGTCGAGGCGCGGGTGCCGCGCGACGAGGTCACCCCGGCCCACCTGCGCGCCTTCGTCACCCTCACCCTCCAGGCGGTGACCGAGCTGGCCGGGCCGGGCTCGCTCGACGGCCGGCGTTTCGTGATCAGCCGGGAGGCGGTGCCGAAGGCGCCACCGACCACCGAGACGGTCACCCTGGACATGGTCGGCGGCCTGGTCGACGTGGTCGCCGAGCTGCGGCAGATCGCGGTGTCGTTCCGGCATCCGGAGGCGATGGCCCGGTGGGGCGCCCGCCGTCCGCAGGGCATCCTCATGTACGGCCCGCCCGGCACCGGCAAGACCATGCTGTCGCGGGCGCTGGCCAACGAGATCGGCGCCGACTTCCGGGAGATCCGCACCCCGGAGATCCTGGACAAATGGCTCGGCGGGTCGGAGCGCAACATCAAGCAGATCTTCCGCGACGCGCGCCGCTACCGCACCGCGACGGTGATGCTCTTCGACGAGTTCGACTCGATCGTCAGCTACGCGGGCGCCGGCGGGGACGCGGCGAGCCAGGCGCTCAACGCCGTGGCCGGCATCTTCAAGCAGGAGATGAACGACCTGATCGAGGAGAACCCGAACATCATCGTGGTGGCCACCACCAACTTCCCGCACCGGGTGGACGAGTCGCTGACCCGGTCCGGCCGCTTCGACGTGAAGCTGAGCATCCCGCGCCCGGACGAGGACGGCCGCGCCGAGATCTTCCGCAAGATGATCCGCGGCCTGATCAGCGCCCACGAGACCCCCGGCTTCCGGATGTTCGCCGACGACCTCGACCTGAACGCGCTGGCCGTCGCCAGCACCGGCATGACCGGCGCCGACATCAAGGAGGTGCTGCGCCGCCTGCAGCTCAGCAAGGCCATGCAGGAGGCGCGCGGCGGCCCGGTCACCCCGATCTCCCAGGAGGAGCTGATCACCTCGGTCCGGGATCTGCGGGGTCACTCCTAG